One part of the Candidatus Thorarchaeota archaeon genome encodes these proteins:
- the sfsA gene encoding DNA/RNA nuclease SfsA, which yields MTICILFKLGTVVLSEFIMDQSILTATFLRRPNRFLGVVELDGVETYAYIPNPGRMNELMIHGRTVYLRPVDDETRKTSYDMLAIDHNGLLVSLDANLPNRFIKRMLQQHALPQFHDYDRVIPEPPLYGGRADFRLEGNGLTTMIEVKSCTLVEDRIAMFPDAVTERGARHMHHLARALREGLVDKASVIFVIQRPDADVFTPNERTDPKFARELVLAHQGGVSIFPLLTELDEWKLRFIKEIPFYFNDPVDGAR from the coding sequence GTGACAATATGTATTTTATTCAAACTTGGCACTGTGGTCCTGAGCGAGTTCATTATGGATCAATCAATTTTGACTGCAACATTTCTTCGCAGGCCAAACCGATTCCTTGGAGTGGTGGAACTTGATGGCGTGGAGACCTATGCGTACATTCCTAATCCTGGACGAATGAACGAGCTCATGATCCATGGCAGAACAGTCTATCTCCGGCCTGTAGATGATGAAACGCGGAAGACATCTTATGATATGTTGGCTATTGATCATAATGGTCTACTGGTTTCACTTGATGCCAATCTTCCGAACCGTTTTATTAAGCGAATGCTTCAGCAGCACGCTCTCCCACAATTCCATGATTATGATCGGGTCATTCCTGAACCTCCACTCTACGGCGGACGAGCTGATTTCAGGCTTGAAGGTAATGGTCTCACGACGATGATAGAGGTCAAATCGTGTACACTTGTGGAAGATCGCATCGCCATGTTTCCCGATGCAGTCACAGAACGTGGAGCTCGGCATATGCATCATCTTGCAAGAGCACTGAGAGAGGGATTAGTCGACAAGGCCTCCGTCATTTTCGTCATTCAGCGTCCTGACGCAGATGTTTTCACTCCTAATGAGCGAACTGATCCCAAGTTTGCAAGAGAGCTGGTTCTTGCACATCAAGGCGGTGTGAGCATATTTCCGCTTCTTACCGAACTTGATGAGTGGAAGTTGCGATTTATTAAAGAAATACCATTTTATTTTAATGATCCAGTAGATGGTGCACGATGA
- a CDS encoding ethanolamine ammonia-lyase reactivating factor EutA: MFVRTERKELTSVGVDIGTATFHIIFSKLLLEKSPTKRTEKFEITKREVVYEGPIHLTPMINESTIDFESLRDFLLDDYASAGFSLEDIDTGAVIITGESARRENAEEIVRSLAGEAGKFVAATAGPNFESVLAAYGAGVVERSRTSCKVIMNVDIGGGSANIAICSDGHVIDTAAINVGGRLLAHDGSGTIVRLENACRSTAKTLGLNLAKGEHIDSDHLEKIAGALADALMEFMTGQVSTDLTRVLMMTPPLRYSDKVDEVTFSGGVAEFIYDRETRDFNDLGRFLARAILDRMNSAGLHLAVPNHLIRATVIGAGQSSLHVSGSTTFLSPGIDLPIRNIPVVEPHLVIEESVATSVRRSVQEALKRFNLHEGEDEFILTFNGAVKPSYTFLADFGKGLVEALPNTIRQKRPILLCFNEDVGNSVGNVMKRETKIDSDVLSIDELHLHEGDFVDIGKPVVEGVVIPVIVKTLVFGDASAKS, encoded by the coding sequence ATGTTCGTGAGGACCGAGCGCAAGGAATTGACCAGTGTTGGTGTTGATATTGGCACCGCGACGTTTCATATCATTTTCAGCAAGCTTCTCCTTGAGAAGAGTCCGACAAAGAGGACCGAGAAGTTTGAGATCACAAAGCGGGAGGTCGTGTATGAAGGTCCTATTCATCTGACACCCATGATTAATGAGTCCACGATCGATTTTGAAAGCCTGAGAGATTTTCTCTTGGATGACTATGCATCAGCCGGTTTCTCTCTTGAGGACATTGATACTGGTGCTGTGATCATTACAGGCGAGAGTGCGCGACGAGAGAACGCTGAAGAGATAGTTCGCTCGTTGGCCGGTGAGGCTGGTAAGTTTGTTGCAGCCACTGCCGGGCCCAATTTCGAATCGGTTCTTGCAGCCTATGGTGCAGGTGTCGTTGAGAGATCTCGAACGTCTTGCAAAGTGATCATGAATGTGGATATCGGTGGAGGCTCTGCGAACATTGCGATCTGTAGTGATGGCCATGTGATAGACACCGCTGCGATCAATGTAGGTGGCCGGCTCTTAGCGCATGATGGCTCTGGGACTATCGTTCGTTTAGAGAATGCCTGTCGATCGACCGCTAAGACACTTGGTCTGAATCTGGCCAAGGGCGAGCATATAGATTCTGATCATCTCGAAAAAATAGCTGGGGCTCTTGCGGATGCACTTATGGAATTCATGACTGGGCAGGTGTCAACAGACCTCACTCGTGTACTCATGATGACACCACCACTTCGTTACAGTGACAAGGTTGATGAAGTCACTTTTTCTGGAGGCGTGGCCGAATTCATCTATGACCGTGAGACTAGGGACTTCAATGATCTCGGCCGATTTCTCGCAAGAGCAATCTTGGATCGGATGAACTCAGCAGGGCTCCATCTAGCAGTACCTAACCATCTGATCCGTGCAACAGTCATTGGTGCGGGTCAGAGCAGTCTACATGTTAGTGGCTCAACCACATTTCTGTCTCCGGGAATAGATCTCCCCATCCGGAACATTCCCGTTGTCGAACCACATCTGGTCATAGAGGAGTCGGTTGCGACCAGTGTGCGAAGATCGGTTCAAGAGGCCCTAAAACGATTTAATCTACATGAGGGCGAAGACGAGTTTATTCTGACGTTCAATGGCGCAGTGAAGCCTTCGTACACGTTCCTTGCTGATTTTGGAAAAGGGCTGGTCGAGGCACTTCCAAACACGATTCGGCAGAAGCGTCCCATATTATTATGTTTTAATGAGGATGTGGGGAATAGTGTCGGAAACGTGATGAAGCGTGAGACCAAGATCGACAGTGATGTTCTCTCCATTGACGAGTTGCATCTTCACGAAGGAGATTTTGTTGACATTGGCAAGCCCGTTGTAGAAGGTGTTGTCATTCCGGTCATAGTAAAGACTCTGGTCTTTGGGGATGCCTCTGCAAAATCATGA